A genomic region of Neisseria cinerea contains the following coding sequences:
- the ftsL gene encoding cell division protein FtsL — translation MNKLNFLLLIAVCISAFSVVIQQNQYRLNFTALYKAKKQEIALEQNYAQLRLQQARLANHEAIRSAAEKQNLRPPVSGNTFMVEHQK, via the coding sequence ATGAATAAATTGAATTTTCTTCTTCTGATTGCGGTTTGTATTTCGGCTTTTTCCGTAGTGATTCAGCAAAACCAGTACAGGCTTAACTTTACAGCTTTGTATAAGGCGAAAAAGCAGGAAATCGCTTTGGAGCAGAACTATGCGCAACTAAGGCTGCAACAGGCGCGGTTGGCGAATCATGAAGCGATTAGGTCGGCGGCAGAAAAACAAAATCTCCGTCCGCCGGTTTCAGGTAATACCTTTATGGTGGAACATCAAAAATAG
- the rsmH gene encoding 16S rRNA (cytosine(1402)-N(4))-methyltransferase RsmH — translation MSETESYRHITVLLHEAVDALAVREDGVYVDGTFGRGGHSRLILSRLGDAGRLIVFDKDPQAIAVAEELARSDKRVSVVHGGFASFQTALDDLGIGDVDGALFDLGVSSPQIDDAVRGFSFRFDVPLDMRMDTTRGMSAAEWIASASEQDLHEVIKNYGEERFSRQIARAIVAQRTENPIDTTGKLAKIAAENVRTRERGQDPATRTFQAVRIFINRELEEVEAVLPQVMCRLKEGGRLAVIAFHSLEDRIVKQFVRKYSQHAPLPRWAAVREADLPEPPLKAVGKAVKPCEEETVANPRARSAVLRVAERTAGPIPGR, via the coding sequence TGGTGTTTATGTGGACGGTACGTTCGGCAGGGGAGGACATTCCCGGCTGATTTTGTCCCGTCTGGGTGATGCAGGCCGGTTGATTGTATTTGATAAGGATCCCCAGGCGATTGCCGTAGCAGAAGAATTGGCGCGTTCGGATAAGCGGGTCAGTGTCGTGCATGGAGGCTTTGCTTCTTTTCAGACGGCATTGGATGATTTGGGCATCGGCGATGTGGATGGCGCATTATTTGATTTGGGTGTTTCGTCCCCGCAAATCGATGATGCGGTTCGCGGTTTCAGTTTCCGTTTCGACGTTCCCCTAGATATGCGCATGGATACGACGCGCGGGATGTCGGCGGCCGAGTGGATTGCGTCGGCATCGGAGCAGGATTTGCACGAGGTGATTAAGAATTATGGTGAAGAGCGGTTTAGCCGTCAGATTGCGCGAGCCATTGTTGCACAACGGACAGAAAATCCCATTGATACAACCGGCAAGTTGGCGAAGATTGCGGCGGAAAACGTCCGTACTCGTGAGCGGGGACAAGATCCTGCAACACGTACCTTCCAGGCGGTCCGCATCTTTATTAACCGTGAGCTCGAAGAGGTAGAGGCGGTATTGCCGCAGGTGATGTGCCGTCTTAAAGAGGGGGGGCGCTTGGCAGTTATCGCGTTCCATTCTTTGGAAGATCGGATTGTGAAACAGTTTGTCAGGAAATATTCCCAACACGCACCCTTGCCGCGTTGGGCTGCAGTAAGGGAAGCTGATTTGCCAGAGCCACCCCTGAAGGCTGTAGGTAAGGCCGTTAAGCCCTGCGAGGAAGAGACGGTTGCCAATCCGAGGGCGAGAAGTGCGGTTTTGCGTGTGGCGGAACGGACTGCCGGCCCGATACCGGGACGATAA